The [Clostridium] celerecrescens 18A genomic sequence TGAATCCTGTGGTTATAAAGCAACCGTTGAAGTTGCGGATGTCAGGAAATTGAAAGCCGACGGTAAGGTTGTACGGATTCTTCAACTGGATGATGGGGAAGAAATCTATGAAGTTGAAAAGATTTATTTAGCGAATGGACATCCAGCCATTATAAGCATCGACCGTTTTGCATGCAGTTTGGCAGGAGATGACTTGCAGCGAGAGGCTGCCGAAGGGACATCTACCTTTGAGATTTTAAGAAAATCTGGCGGATGCTTTATTGTTAGAGATAAGATCCGGATAGAAACCATGAACCGCATGGAGATGGAGCAGGAAACTGTTTGCGGACGGAAGATGGAGTGTGACAGTGTTCTGGTATTTCATGGGATAAATTACAATCAAGATAACAGACCGGTTATTTATGATACTGAGT encodes the following:
- a CDS encoding GntR family transcriptional regulator, translated to MKARENMELHPMIKPNLSSSVKNYLYKYIRSLDLEGNTKLPPENELSSNLGVSRVTVRRALDELEKEGIVLRIHGRGTFVNPEALNIQVNLMPGEEFSRLIESCGYKATVEVADVRKLKADGKVVRILQLDDGEEIYEVEKIYLANGHPAIISIDRFACSLAGDDLQREAAEGTSTFEILRKSGGCFIVRDKIRIETMNRMEMEQETVCGRKMECDSVLVFHGINYNQDNRPVIYDTEFYDTKYIKFSLLRVKNVYEDEI